The following DNA comes from Amycolatopsis albispora.
TCAGGATGGCGCCGAACAGGAAGAACACCCAGACGAACTGCGCGATCAGGGCCGCGCCGATGGCGATGAAGGCACCGCGCATGACCAGCGCCAGCAGGATGCCGATGAGCAGCACCCGGTGCTGGTGGATCGCGGGCACCTTGAACGAGGACATGATCACCATGAAGATGAACAGGTTGTCCACGCTGAGCGAGTATTCGGTGATGTACCCGGTGAAGAATTCGACGCCGGGATCGTGGCCGCCGAACACCCACACGCCGATCCCGAACAGGACCGCGCAGGCGACGTAGAAGGTGACCCACCGGGCGGCTTCACCGGTTGTCACCTGGTGTGGCTTGCGATCGACGACCACGAGGTCGATGGCGATCAGGACCAGCAGGCCACCGATCGTCGCGATCCATAGCCACAATGGAACCGTCATGAAACTACCCTCCGGTATAGCGGGGACGACCAACCACTACCCGGAGGTCTCTTCCACCGGTTCCCGAACCGGCCGATGGCGCCGGGCGCCACTGAGGACGGCCGTGCTGACGACGCCACCGCGAAGGAATACTCCCCTCCACGTGCTTGACCATCTTCGCCGTTGAGCGGGACAAACGCCAGCCGGGGTCACCAGTGTCACCGAATTGCCCGGCGTAACGTGCGTCACGTCCGAGCAACCAGATACCCACAGGACACTCTCAGCAAACGTCCCATACGGTCACCCTGTGCCCCGAATTCCACTACTCCGAGATACGCCGCCCCGGCGACGGCGGGTGATCGCGCTGGCGCTGGTCGCCGTGATCGCCGCGGCCGGTGTGCTCGTCTGGTCGCAGACCGGTGAAGAGGCCTCCCCGGTCCGCACCGAAGATGCCACCGTCGAGGTCGCCGCGGCGCCCGGTTCGCCCGATCGTGTGCGCCTGGACACCACCCTGTACCTCCCCGAGGTGACCCCCGCGCCCGCTGTGCTGATGCCACACGGTTTCGGCGGCAGCAAGAACAGCGTGGACGCCGACGCCCGCGAGATGGCCGAACGCGGTTTTGTCGTGCTGGCCTGGTCGGCGCGTGGTTTCGGCCGCAGCACCGGGCAGATCGCGCTGAACGACCCGGACTACGAAGTCGCCGACGCGCAGCGCCTGCTCGACAACCTGGCCCAGCGGCCGGAGGTGCGGACCGACGGTCCCGGCGACCCCCGCGTCGGCGTCACCGGCGGGTCCTACGGCGGCGCGCTCTCGCTGCTGCTCGCCGGGATCGACAAGCGCGTGGACAGCATCGCGCCGGTGATCACCTACAACGACCTCGGCCAGGGCCTGATCCCGAACTCGGCGACGCCGGCCACCTCGGCGGCCGGCACGCCGGCGGAGAACGCCTTCGCCCCGGACGGGGTGTTCAAGCGCTCCTGGGCAGGCATTTTCTTCTCGGCCGGTTCCGGCGGGGCCAGCTCGGGTGAACCGGGCAACGAGGCACCCGAGGCCGGTCAGGAACAGGACGACGACGCGCCCGGCGGCGGCATGGGCGGTGGCCAGGACAGCGCGGCGGCGGCCGGTGCCGTGGCGGGCGCCGGTCAGCCCGGCGGCCAGGCCGGTCAGGGCGGCCCCGGCGGCCCGCCCGGCGCGGGCAACCCGTGCGGCCGGTTCACCGAAGCCGTCTGCCGTGCCTACGCCGACGTCGCCGCGACCGGCAAGGCCGGGCCGGAGACGCTCGAGCTGCTGCACCGCGTGTCCCCGGTGTCGGTGACCTCGAACATCACCGCTCCCACGCTGCTGGTGCAGGGCGAGCGCGACACGTTGTTCGGGCTGGACCAGTCCGACGCCACCGCGCGGCAGATCGCCGCGGCGGGCGGCAAGGTCAAGTCGATCTGGTACGCGGGCGGGCACGACGGCGGCCGCCCCGGCCCGAAGCTGCGGGCGCAGATCGCCGACTGGATGGCCTTCCACCTCAAGGGTGAGGGCAGCGACCCCGGCACCGGCTTCACCTACGACGTCCAGGGCGCGCTGCGCGCGGACGGCGCGCCGTCGGTCCGCACGGTCGAGGCCGCCGCCTACCCCGGCATCGGCGCCCCGCCCGCGGAACGCAGGCAGATCCCGCTGCTGGGACAGGAACAGCCGATCGTGAACCCGCCGGGCGGCAATCCGGCGGCGGTCAGCGGCATCCCGGGGCTCAACGGTGTCGCGGCCAGCTCGTCGCGCCTGGCCGGGCTGTTCTCGGTCGAACCGCCTGGTCAGTCGGCGCGCTTCGCCTCCGCACCGGTCGACTCGCAGGTGCTGGTCACCGGCTCGTCGACGGTCCGGCTGCGGGTCGCGGCCAACGGCCCGGTCCCGCCGGAGGGCGCGGTGCTGTTCGCGAAGCTGTACGACGCCAGCCAGGACGGCACGCGCACGCTGCCGGGCAACGCGGTCGCGCCGATCCGCATCCCGGCGCTGCCCGCGGACGGCTCGGCCACCGAGGTCACCGTGACGCTG
Coding sequences within:
- a CDS encoding alpha/beta fold hydrolase, with product MPRIPLLRDTPPRRRRVIALALVAVIAAAGVLVWSQTGEEASPVRTEDATVEVAAAPGSPDRVRLDTTLYLPEVTPAPAVLMPHGFGGSKNSVDADAREMAERGFVVLAWSARGFGRSTGQIALNDPDYEVADAQRLLDNLAQRPEVRTDGPGDPRVGVTGGSYGGALSLLLAGIDKRVDSIAPVITYNDLGQGLIPNSATPATSAAGTPAENAFAPDGVFKRSWAGIFFSAGSGGASSGEPGNEAPEAGQEQDDDAPGGGMGGGQDSAAAAGAVAGAGQPGGQAGQGGPGGPPGAGNPCGRFTEAVCRAYADVAATGKAGPETLELLHRVSPVSVTSNITAPTLLVQGERDTLFGLDQSDATARQIAAAGGKVKSIWYAGGHDGGRPGPKLRAQIADWMAFHLKGEGSDPGTGFTYDVQGALRADGAPSVRTVEAAAYPGIGAPPAERRQIPLLGQEQPIVNPPGGNPAAVSGIPGLNGVAASSSRLAGLFSVEPPGQSARFASAPVDSQVLVTGSSTVRLRVAANGPVPPEGAVLFAKLYDASQDGTRTLPGNAVAPIRIPALPADGSATEVTVTLPPIVRPVESGHSLVLVVSTTDQAYATPVQPATYRVSLAEGSALEVPVVPGTAVSAGWPVGQVLGIAGTLIAALVVAVIAGIRRKRSHVLDEDLADTPLVIENLTKSYPGGLTAVKDLSFRVEPGQVLGLLGPNGAGKTTTLRMLMGLISPSSGTIRVFGHTVTSGAPVLSRIGSFVEGSGFLPHLSGQDNLRLYWDATGRPADKAHFTEALEIAGLGDAVHRKVRTYSQGMRQRLAIAQAMLGLPELLVLDEPANGLDPPQIHQMREVLQRYAATGRTVVVSSHLLAEVEQTCTHVVVMHRGRLVAAGEVNDIVAAGGEATFRVDRPDAAAETLREAGVSDVDIEGRLVHADLGGMERADAVAVLVKAGIAVEQAGPRRRLEDAFLQLVGEEANA